In one Neobacillus sp. CF12 genomic region, the following are encoded:
- a CDS encoding cell wall hydrolase, producing the protein MPRVSARSHEIDEMARMMRAEAEGEGKQGMLYVGNVIINRVVAECLDFKSVNNIHDVIFQVQGGNYSFEAVQKGNVFYQRSRTSERRLAQQNINNWRDHPAKYALWYFNPTAPGCPPTWYDQPHSGQFKEHCFYEPKPGTCDSVYRG; encoded by the coding sequence ATGCCAAGAGTTAGTGCTAGAAGTCATGAAATAGATGAAATGGCAAGAATGATGAGAGCAGAAGCAGAAGGCGAAGGAAAGCAAGGAATGTTATATGTTGGAAATGTAATAATAAATCGTGTTGTAGCAGAATGCTTAGATTTCAAAAGTGTAAACAATATTCATGATGTAATATTTCAAGTACAAGGAGGAAATTATTCTTTTGAAGCAGTGCAAAAAGGGAATGTATTTTATCAAAGGTCAAGAACTTCTGAAAGAAGATTAGCACAACAAAATATTAATAATTGGAGAGATCATCCTGCGAAATATGCTCTTTGGTATTTTAATCCAACTGCGCCAGGGTGTCCTCCTACATGGTACGATCAACCTCATTCTGGTCAATTTAAAGAACATTGTTTTTATGAACCAAAACCTGGAACATGTGATAGTGTTTATAGAGGTTAA
- a CDS encoding haloacid dehalogenase-like hydrolase, protein MKRILDCRGSDFRQMGREDLKQAIRAAEGRTILAETVVTSQPLLPEVSNPEVMKAFGADMILLNLFDVMNPKVNGVDSYSIFQPNVSGSEVDEKIIHKIKELTGLPVGINLEPVDANANSLEKLHSLPEGRTATENSLAMAKQLGCDFICLTGNPKSGVTNEKIEQAITLANKHFGGLIIAGKMHNAGTAGSVFDLDAFSRFADAGADVILFPAPGTVPGVREETLAHAIENVKSKGALTLAAIGTSQEGADEETIRAIALSSKRAGVDIFHIGDAGYSGMALPENIQTLSITVRGKRHTYIRMAASALR, encoded by the coding sequence ATGAAAAGGATATTAGATTGTAGAGGTTCTGATTTTCGGCAAATGGGCAGGGAAGATTTAAAACAGGCAATTCGTGCAGCAGAAGGTAGAACGATATTGGCTGAAACGGTCGTGACATCACAACCCTTGCTTCCTGAGGTTTCCAACCCGGAAGTGATGAAGGCATTCGGAGCGGATATGATATTACTGAACTTGTTCGATGTGATGAACCCTAAAGTAAATGGTGTGGATTCATACAGCATTTTTCAACCCAATGTTTCAGGCAGTGAAGTAGATGAAAAAATCATACATAAAATCAAAGAACTAACGGGCCTGCCAGTCGGCATTAATCTTGAACCTGTTGATGCGAATGCGAACTCCTTAGAAAAATTACATTCATTGCCGGAAGGACGTACAGCAACTGAGAATTCACTTGCAATGGCAAAGCAATTGGGTTGTGATTTTATTTGTTTAACGGGTAACCCAAAATCAGGGGTGACCAATGAGAAAATTGAACAGGCGATTACATTGGCGAATAAACATTTTGGAGGGCTGATCATAGCGGGGAAAATGCATAATGCTGGAACGGCAGGAAGCGTATTTGATTTAGATGCATTTTCTCGCTTTGCAGACGCAGGGGCAGACGTCATTCTCTTCCCCGCACCAGGAACCGTCCCTGGTGTTCGTGAGGAAACTCTTGCTCATGCAATCGAAAACGTTAAAAGTAAAGGGGCGTTAACCCTAGCGGCAATTGGCACCAGTCAAGAAGGTGCAGATGAAGAAACAATCCGTGCAATTGCGTTAAGCTCGAAACGAGCAGGAGTAGATATTTTTCATATCGGGGATGCGGGGTATTCTGGTATGGCATTACCTGAAAATATTCAAACCCTTTCGATTACGGTTAGGGGTAAGAGGCATACTTATATCAGAATGGCTGCATCTGCTTTAAGATAA
- a CDS encoding M20/M25/M40 family metallo-hydrolase, giving the protein MINKEILLARHGLQKEDLMRSINGEVCNAGKLLIGTGKLSQEVNDKITDEDFIFFLQESAKTIDSPGRGMLIDPVLGDLPLTDFDPYIRGVIRWMNELGIYTFGSCDGHGRGEAKIFLKNYPNGKQLELLKAAIPPSLRIRMEGKHIRVFYPKKGQSLLLEFAENLYQVWKKPSFLKDLQANHFKGLLLECLNVPGVSTDEKRFRSRLRNKLSTLIDHSFIDRKGNLLGFVELGDGPTVLLSAHLDTVEEIVEGREIIEENSILRSSEGILGADDRAGVAAILAILSRVKKTNFSGILKVAFTVEEEIGCLGSRAIDENFIEDVDAAIVIDRRGNRDIVTSWSNYVPFCPEEYGRLFEKAGQLTGMDDWKITPGGISDAMVFAEYGIPSVNLSAGYQNEHKETETVNYKSTFETVLLVESVLHHQLIKQNSNHVMEWK; this is encoded by the coding sequence ATGATAAACAAAGAAATTTTATTGGCAAGACACGGACTACAAAAAGAAGATTTGATGAGATCCATAAATGGTGAAGTATGTAATGCTGGTAAACTATTGATTGGTACAGGGAAATTGTCTCAAGAAGTCAATGACAAGATTACAGATGAAGATTTTATTTTCTTTCTACAAGAATCTGCTAAAACCATCGATTCCCCTGGGCGAGGAATGCTGATTGATCCGGTCCTTGGCGATTTGCCTCTTACTGATTTTGATCCCTATATCCGTGGAGTGATCCGCTGGATGAACGAACTTGGTATTTATACGTTTGGCAGCTGTGACGGACATGGCAGAGGCGAGGCAAAGATTTTTCTAAAGAACTACCCGAATGGAAAGCAACTTGAGCTATTGAAGGCTGCCATACCGCCAAGTCTACGTATCAGAATGGAAGGCAAACATATCCGAGTATTCTATCCCAAGAAAGGACAGTCACTGTTACTTGAATTCGCTGAAAACCTATATCAAGTTTGGAAAAAACCAAGTTTTCTAAAGGATCTTCAGGCAAATCATTTTAAAGGTTTGCTACTAGAGTGCTTAAATGTACCGGGTGTAAGCACCGACGAAAAAAGATTTCGTTCAAGGCTGCGAAATAAATTGTCCACTCTTATCGATCATTCCTTTATCGACCGGAAAGGTAATCTTCTCGGGTTTGTGGAACTTGGAGATGGCCCCACTGTTCTGCTATCCGCTCATTTGGATACCGTTGAAGAAATTGTCGAAGGAAGAGAAATTATTGAAGAAAATTCCATTCTTAGAAGCTCAGAAGGAATTCTTGGAGCCGATGACCGAGCAGGAGTTGCAGCGATTCTCGCAATCCTTTCTAGAGTTAAAAAGACAAATTTTAGCGGAATCTTGAAAGTAGCTTTTACGGTAGAAGAAGAAATTGGCTGCCTTGGATCTCGTGCAATCGACGAGAATTTTATCGAGGATGTGGATGCCGCGATTGTGATTGACCGCCGTGGAAATAGGGATATTGTTACATCGTGGAGTAACTATGTACCGTTTTGTCCAGAAGAGTATGGTAGATTATTTGAGAAGGCAGGCCAATTAACTGGAATGGACGATTGGAAGATCACTCCAGGTGGTATTAGTGACGCGATGGTTTTTGCGGAGTACGGCATCCCTTCTGTTAATCTATCAGCCGGCTACCAAAATGAACACAAAGAAACGGAAACAGTGAATTACAAGTCGACATTCGAAACGGTTTTGTTGGTGGAATCGGTGCTACATCACCAATTGATTAAACAAAATAGTAACCACGTTATGGAATGGAAGTAA
- a CDS encoding tetratricopeptide repeat protein, protein MRDFDDDIHPFMEEKRLKEILGVARKQRDKTLEKEITKKLVNLFVSQGEYFKMADKPDPKIAKRYLEKALHMQEDHPVANYRLGYLYYRNREYTKAISFFEKALDGSLEEELNDTQRMLANMFMVNCGIKIAKEAIQEINFIEDSVYTELEIDRIERYKNEILVLDEEIFNKMFYRKIENGTEEKIGEYEFINFKLNRNQVLLKRSDHGMEIHFQDFEPISLNPKAFYTLYGIVTTTGFRTYRELQEITSNGCGQEVSDDYIRQIIRRLSIDLPYWGHIIETTSILHPETRRPLAAIKLADGFSACILCRVEDYLPDYRHV, encoded by the coding sequence ATGAGGGACTTTGATGATGATATCCATCCGTTTATGGAAGAAAAAAGATTAAAAGAAATACTGGGAGTGGCTAGAAAACAAAGAGATAAAACCCTCGAGAAGGAAATAACCAAGAAACTGGTGAATTTATTTGTTTCCCAGGGAGAGTATTTTAAAATGGCGGATAAGCCTGACCCGAAAATAGCAAAAAGATATTTAGAAAAAGCACTGCATATGCAGGAAGACCATCCTGTTGCAAATTATCGCCTGGGCTATCTTTATTATCGAAACAGGGAATATACGAAAGCCATTTCCTTTTTTGAAAAAGCATTGGACGGTTCGCTGGAAGAAGAATTAAATGATACCCAGAGAATGCTTGCGAACATGTTTATGGTCAATTGCGGCATCAAAATAGCAAAAGAAGCCATTCAGGAGATTAATTTTATTGAGGATAGTGTGTATACAGAACTGGAGATCGATAGAATAGAGAGGTATAAAAATGAGATTCTCGTTCTAGATGAAGAGATCTTTAACAAAATGTTTTACCGGAAAATTGAAAATGGAACAGAAGAAAAGATCGGAGAATATGAATTTATCAACTTTAAACTTAATAGAAACCAAGTACTATTAAAAAGATCCGATCACGGAATGGAAATCCACTTTCAAGATTTCGAACCGATCTCGTTAAATCCAAAGGCTTTTTATACCTTATATGGAATAGTAACAACTACAGGTTTTAGGACGTATAGGGAGTTGCAAGAAATTACTTCCAATGGATGCGGACAAGAGGTAAGTGATGATTATATCCGTCAGATTATCCGGCGACTGTCAATTGACCTTCCTTACTGGGGACATATTATTGAAACGACTTCCATCTTACATCCAGAAACTAGGAGACCACTAGCAGCTATTAAGCTGGCAGATGGGTTTTCGGCTTGTATTCTTTGTCGAGTTGAGGATTATTTACCAGATTATCGTCATGTATGA
- a CDS encoding dipeptidase produces MSQLSEFVSKHHQQNVEELKELLRIPSISSLSEHKDDIQKAASWIANKLENIGMENVEIVQTKGHPIIYADWLHQENAPTVLVYGHYDVQPVDPIHLWETPPFEPDIRDEKIYARGATDDKGQTFLHIKAVETLLKLENKLPVNLKFCIEGEEEIGSPNLPQFLAENKEKLACDVVIISDSDMWDRGVPAITYSLRGLCALEVSLKTANTDLHSGMFGGGVQNANHLLVKLLSTLHAENGKVNVDQFYDDVLELTEFEKEQIKALGFDEEKLKKQLGLSELTGGETNYPYNEKISSRPTLELNGIWGGFQGEGTKTVIPNEAHAKITCRLVNNQNPEKIQDLIKKHLEEQAPKGCRVNVTLQDTGNPFLTPIDDPMIQKAAEAYEQVYGKVPVYKREGGSIPIVSDFSHTLNTPVVLMGFGLPDENLHAPNEHFNLENFDKGILTICSFLELI; encoded by the coding sequence ATGAGTCAATTATCCGAATTTGTATCCAAGCATCATCAGCAAAATGTTGAGGAATTAAAAGAATTACTTCGCATTCCAAGCATCAGTTCCTTATCTGAGCATAAAGATGACATTCAAAAAGCAGCTTCCTGGATCGCCAATAAGTTAGAAAACATTGGAATGGAAAATGTTGAAATCGTACAAACAAAAGGTCATCCGATTATTTATGCAGACTGGCTTCATCAAGAAAATGCGCCAACTGTATTAGTGTACGGTCATTATGATGTCCAGCCCGTTGACCCAATTCACTTATGGGAAACGCCTCCGTTTGAACCAGACATCCGTGATGAAAAAATCTATGCCAGAGGGGCAACAGACGACAAAGGGCAGACATTCTTACATATTAAGGCGGTTGAAACACTACTAAAATTAGAAAATAAATTACCGGTAAACCTAAAATTTTGCATTGAAGGAGAAGAAGAAATCGGAAGTCCCAATCTTCCTCAGTTTTTAGCCGAAAATAAAGAAAAGCTAGCCTGTGATGTGGTGATTATTTCCGATTCTGATATGTGGGATCGAGGAGTTCCAGCGATTACATATTCTTTAAGAGGACTGTGTGCTCTTGAGGTTTCCCTTAAAACGGCAAATACCGATTTGCATTCAGGCATGTTCGGCGGGGGAGTTCAGAACGCTAACCATTTATTAGTAAAGCTGCTTTCTACTCTTCATGCTGAAAACGGAAAGGTAAATGTGGATCAGTTCTATGATGATGTTTTAGAATTGACAGAATTTGAGAAGGAACAAATTAAAGCACTGGGCTTTGACGAAGAAAAGCTAAAAAAACAGTTAGGCTTATCGGAATTAACAGGAGGGGAAACAAATTATCCTTATAATGAGAAAATCAGTTCCCGGCCAACATTAGAATTAAACGGCATATGGGGTGGATTTCAGGGGGAAGGTACAAAAACCGTCATTCCGAACGAGGCACATGCCAAAATCACCTGCCGTCTAGTCAATAATCAAAATCCAGAAAAAATCCAGGATTTGATCAAAAAGCATTTAGAAGAGCAAGCACCAAAAGGATGCAGGGTAAACGTGACCCTTCAAGATACAGGTAATCCATTCCTAACCCCAATCGATGATCCGATGATTCAAAAAGCGGCTGAAGCCTATGAACAGGTTTATGGAAAAGTACCGGTTTATAAAAGAGAAGGGGGTTCCATTCCGATTGTATCGGATTTCAGCCATACGCTAAATACGCCTGTTGTCTTAATGGGATTCGGGCTGCCAGATGAAAATCTTCATGCACCGAATGAACATTTTAACTTAGAAAACTTTGATAAAGGGATCTTAACGATTTGTTCGTTTTTAGAATTGATCTGA
- a CDS encoding histidine phosphatase family protein, producing the protein MLTNLFFVRHAHSTYTPDELRRPLSEKGQTDAELITQILKKENIDYVISSPYKRAVQTVEGVADFFGKEVIIENSFKERILSEGPIENFALAVTKVWEEPAFSWEGGESNIIAQKRGVEATLKVLERYEGKNIIVGTHGNIMVLIMNFFDKKYDFTFWKELHMPDIYKLTFNGTTLKEVNRIWKL; encoded by the coding sequence TTGCTAACTAACCTTTTTTTCGTACGACACGCTCATTCAACATATACACCTGATGAATTAAGAAGACCCTTATCAGAAAAAGGTCAAACTGACGCAGAACTAATTACTCAAATTCTAAAAAAGGAAAATATAGATTATGTGATTTCAAGTCCATACAAAAGGGCAGTTCAAACAGTCGAAGGTGTCGCAGATTTTTTTGGTAAAGAAGTTATAATTGAGAATAGTTTTAAGGAACGGATACTGTCTGAAGGTCCTATTGAGAATTTTGCTTTAGCTGTCACTAAAGTTTGGGAGGAACCTGCCTTTTCTTGGGAAGGCGGAGAATCCAATATTATTGCACAGAAACGAGGAGTTGAAGCAACTTTAAAGGTTTTAGAAAGGTATGAAGGTAAAAACATTATAGTAGGAACACACGGTAATATAATGGTTCTAATCATGAATTTCTTTGATAAAAAATATGATTTTACTTTTTGGAAAGAACTTCATATGCCAGACATTTATAAATTAACTTTTAATGGAACGACACTAAAAGAAGTAAATCGAATCTGGAAATTGTAA